The Miscanthus floridulus cultivar M001 chromosome 6, ASM1932011v1, whole genome shotgun sequence genomic interval TTGTCTGTCCTGTTATTTGGTTTATGTGTCCAGAAGAATCTAGCCAGGCACCAGTAAAGAATATTGAGCCTCCTGTGGCTCCTACTATTGAGGACAAGGAGGATGTCGCAAATATAGAGAATACACCGCCAGTGGTAGAACCCCCAAGCAAACCTAAATACAGGTAACTAGTGTAAATTCCTAGAACTCTTTGAACCACCTAGCTCACACTGAATGCTATATAATCAAACCACTTGACCTTTTCCCAGTACAGGTAGTTATTTTGTTTCTGTTACTACCTTATTGGTGAGGCACGTATGGATTTGCTGGGCCATAGCCTTTACAGCCATAAGGGAAGTGTTTCTCTACGACCTCGTCAGGTTTGTAGCTTTTGCTGGAATCTATAAATGTTGCTTTAGCGATGAGGAAACCTATTTTGTTTGGCTTCCTTTCATCCTTCAACCTAACATATCTAGATGAAGTAATTGGTGTGACAGGAAGATAATCTCTCTTCTTGCCTTGTCATCAAATGTTAGATGCATTAGGTACATTAGTCTTCTGATTAGTGTGAACATAGGATTACAGGATCAGGTTAATATATCAGGCACCTGTGATTTGGGGTTTTGCATATATAAACACATGTCTTCATCTAAAAAATGAACCTGATCCAAATGGTACTTATTGTCTTGCAGTTATGAAGCAGATGGCATGGCTAAAGATTTCATGCCTCTCTATTCACTAAGAGATAATCACTCTCCATTCTATGTTGATGTTGCTTTTCATACTTGTTTTCTGTTACTAAGGTGTAAGTCAACCTATAGCTAGCACCTTGCCTTCAAGACAAGGGTCAGATACAGAATATAAATTTATTTATGATTTCTAGCTGCTGAGTCTCAATCAAAAGGTCAAGAGTGAAAAAATTAAATAACTTTAgagaaacaaaacaaaaacacatATAAGCTTCACTTTACCTTTTTCAACTGTATAAACACAGGCAATGGAGTTTCAAATCAAGATGTTGCTTTGTGTTATTTTTTAAATAAGTATTTAGCAGGTCATGTGCTTAATTGTGGAGGTTTGTGGTTAATATTATCCCCTGTGAAGTTGAACCACCTGAATATTTTGTGATTTAGCTAAAATGGTTAGCTAATAATACATAATAGTGTTTCATGCAAAGATTTGGGTTTATACACAGCACTGCCTTTCTTTTTTTATCATATATAATGTAGTCGATACAATTCTTTTGATAAGCTCATTGTAGTGTGTTTGGGCTATTCTCACCCCATTGGTTGCAACATCCAAAAATGTTTGTTTAATCGGTATAATTACATTAGCAGCAAATACCAGTTGCAGTATTTGAAATATGCAATTTGTTTTTAGGTATTCTGTATTTTTGTTTCCTGAGTTCCTTAATTTGCGAATCTGTAATTCTGATTCCTGAATTTGGTTGCAGCAAATACTAGCAATCTTGGATTACATCTTTACGAGGAAGTCGGTGTGCTTACCGTGGTTGTTGAGGTTAGTGGTTCCCCTTAAATCTGTTGGTTGCTTGCCCCTTTCCTCTGGTCTGCTTGCCCCCACGCAGAGGAGATCTTCATCTTTGATCTGCCGGTTGTTTGCTCCATTCCCTTGCTCTGCGTGGGGATCTGATCTGATCTGCACGCAGAGCAGTGCTCTGCTTGCCCTATGAAGAGATTTGATCTCCACGCAGAGCAGAGGCTTCCCCCTGTTTGCCCGGCTTGTTTCCCAAGTATATAGATTGTTGTTTTTTGGCTCTCTGTCTTCTTAGTTATTGGGCTCTGGGCTGAACTATTCTTTGCTGATATTGGGCATCTCTGTCTTCTTAGTTAGTGGGTCTCTCTGTCTTCTTAGTTATTGGGCTCTGGGCTGAACTACTCTTTGCTGATATTGGGTCTCTCTGTCTTCTTAATTAGTGGGCCTCTCTGCCTTCTTAGTTATTGGGCTCTGGGCTGAACTACTCTTTGCTGATATTGGGCCTCTCTGTCTTCTTAGTTACTGGGCCTCTCTGACACGTTTTTATTGGGCTGAACGACAGCTGTGGGCCTTGTTTGCCTGATGGAATTTGTGTGTTGCATTATCTTAAAACACACGTTTTTTTCCATTGTTTCAATTCGTGTGTTTCTTAGGCATCTAACAACCATGTGCTAACTAGTCTAAAAACACATGGTTTTTCCTATGTTGAAATCTGTGTGTTTTACATACAGCCAACAACTATGTGTTGGCTTATGTTAAAACATACGTGTGTACAGTAGACAGACTCTTTAAATATTGGCATATTTTGCTTATGGCACGGAATGCCTATGGACTGTGGTGATTGGTGTAATCTTAATGTTGCTTGCGGCTGGGATTTTAGGAATACTGAGATGGGAAATGCATATCGCGATGAGGACAGACATGGCCGATGCACCGGTTTGGTCGCATAATACGTCCTCCTACCCGCGTTGCACCGCATGACGATGTTTGTGATACCATGTCACTACTACTGGATACTTTTTTTTCGAGAAAGAATATTTTACTGGCCTTTTGGCAGACCAGGGGACAGCAATATAGGTTGACGAATAGCTCGTGGAAGTACTTCGCGGCGACAGCCAACAGGTGAGCAAGCCAGTTCAATATGTATGCCGTTACGTGAGCAGCAGACGGTGCGCGTAATACGTACTCAGAGTCTCAGACAGTCAGACGTAACTAGGGTCGAGGTGAAGAACTTGTGAACGACCAATTTATGTACAAAACTATATATAGACGTAAGATTCCAAATTTCCTtcaaatcaatcaatcaatcaatcaaatgaaTAAACGTGCGAGATTCATCATGAATTACACATGCAACTAATCCCTACACTGTGAATAAAACAATCCTGGTCTCGTCGCAAAACGCTATAACGGCTGACTTCTAATAGCACATCTCTTCGATCAGCTTATTTACGGCAACTCGAAGCACACAAACGGCGAGATCGTTCCAGCGGCGGCGGCCACATCTTCTAGTTCTAACGCGCGCTGACTGGTAAGCAGCAGCCGGCCAATCTCGTAGGACACGAAGGCGTCGATGGCGGCGTACCGGACTTGCTCCGGCGACAGGGGCCTGCTCCACTTGCTCATGGTCACGTGCTTGGGCTTCTCCATCAGCACGCCCATCACCTCGCACGCGAGGGTCTTGAGCCCCGCCCTCGCGAGCTCCGGCCGGGACAGCACCTCCGCGGCCACGTGCCTCAGGTCCACGGGGGTGGCGACCAGGATCTTGTAGTCGCAGTACAGGCGCTCGACGTCGCCGTCGACCGAGACGCCGACGAAGCGGTGCTTGGGGCTGGCGAGGAAGGCCTTCAGGGTGACCGGGACGTAGTTGGCGTGGACGATCTGGAAGACGAGGCAGCGGCGGCCCACGCACAGCTGCAGGACCACCATCCTGTTGTCGCGATGCCCGTCGTCGTGGAAGACGACGCGCCACTCGGTGTCGAGGCCCACGATCAGGCCGGGCTCTCCCTTGCGGCCACCGGTCGTCTTGCGGACCTCTTGGAGGAAGTGCTTCACGGCGTCGCCTGAGTTCGTGACCGTCGTGTGGATCACTACGGTGCCGCCGTCGTCCATGGGCATGACGACGTCGGTGTCGTACGCGTACGTGGACTTCTTCATTGTGCCCGAAGGACGGCTTGCGTGAGCTGGTGTCGTCTCTTAGCAAACTGTGCCGACGGTTGAGAGCTACCGATTTGTTCGATGCCTCGATGGCTCTGATCGTGTGCTGCTTCTCGATATATAAAGGGGAGGGAAGGCAACGCAAGGGCTGGGGGATTCGAGTCGGATTCAACCAAGGGTGCTCACCTCCGAACAGGAACCTGCCCTCCCGCTCCCCGGTGGCTCCGACACCGCCGAAAGCTGC includes:
- the LOC136458644 gene encoding 3'-5' exonuclease-like — its product is MKKSTYAYDTDVVMPMDDGGTVVIHTTVTNSGDAVKHFLQEVRKTTGGRKGEPGLIVGLDTEWRVVFHDDGHRDNRMVVLQLCVGRRCLVFQIVHANYVPVTLKAFLASPKHRFVGVSVDGDVERLYCDYKILVATPVDLRHVAAEVLSRPELARAGLKTLACEVMGVLMEKPKHVTMSKWSRPLSPEQVRYAAIDAFVSYEIGRLLLTSQRALELEDVAAAAGTISPFVCFELP